One window of Nicotiana tomentosiformis chromosome 11, ASM39032v3, whole genome shotgun sequence genomic DNA carries:
- the LOC104089760 gene encoding actin-depolymerizing factor 2-like yields the protein MANAASGMAVHDDCKLKFLELKAKRTYRFIVFKIEEKQKQVIVEKLGEPAESYEDFAASLPADECRYTVFDFDFVTEEGCQKSKIFFIAWSPDTAKVRSKMIYASSKDRFKRELDGIQVELQATDPTEMGLDVFKSRTT from the exons ATG GCTAATGCGGCATCAGGCATGGCTGTGCATGACGATTGCAAGCTGAAGTTTCTGGAATTGAAAGCTAAGAGGACTTATCGTTTCATAGTATTCAAAATTGAGGAGAAGCAAAAGCAGGTCATCGTGGAAAAGCTTGGTGAACCTGCTGAGAGTTATGAGGACTTTGCTGCTAGTCTACCTGCAGATGAGTGTCGATATACAGTGTTTGATTTTGACTTTGTGACAGAGGAGGGTTGCCAGAAGAGCAAGATTTTCTTTATTGCGTG GTCACCTGATACTGCAAAGGTTAGAAGCAAAATGATCTATGCTAGTTCCAAAGATAGGTTTAAGAGGGAACTGGATGGGATTCAGGTTGAGCTGCAGGCAACTGATCCAACTGAGATGGGGCTGGATGTTTTCAAAAGCCGCACCACTTAA
- the LOC104089761 gene encoding putative pentatricopeptide repeat-containing protein At5g59900 isoform X2, with protein MKPSLRRSRPFSGHIFRRTISTSPNNQENEQNFISTLNEIVRSKRSWKIALNSNISTKLKPHHVEQILLFTLDDSRLMMENSLVPEVRTLSTVLNGLIRIRWFDLVLHLFDKAVTLGVELDEYVYTAVLKSLCELKDFEKAKEMMNWVESNGSKLSIILYNVLIHGLSKGGRVWEAVEIKNSLGCKGLNADVVTYCSLILGLCKVSEFQHGRSLVDEMLGLGLVPREAVVSSVVDGLRRGGDCVAAYRLVDMVEKVGVMPNLFVYNALLNSLCKDGKLDEAESLFGRMEDKGLCPNSITYSIMIDSFCKRGKLDPALLLYNRMIDNEVELTVYPYNSLINGHCKAGKCSAAEFILNEMIDKGLIPTVVTYTSLIDGYCKEREVLKAFRLYHEMTGKGISPNTFTFTALISGFCRASMMAEASKLFDEMVKMNVTPNEVTYNVLIEGHCKYGNTARAFELLDEMVEKGLVPDTYTYRSLITGLCAKGRVSEAKEFVDDLQKQSHYLNEMCFSALLHGYCKEGRLKDALNTTDEMAEKGINMDLVCYGVLIYGTLKHHDMKYLVKILKEMHDRGLKPDEVMYTSMLDAYGKFRDFKKAFRCWDIMVSEGCIPNIVTYTVMINNLCKAGLVDKAESFYKEMLAQGLIPNQFTYSCFLDYLAGEGYMVEAKQLHDAMLKAYLANTVTYNIIIRGLCRLDQIQEAIDLLLEMKNNGISPDCISYSMIIYEFCRRGDLSGATGLWESMLTNGLKPDTVAYNLLIYGCCITGEMSKAFELRDEMIRSGLKVSHATYASLVPGT; from the exons ATGAAGCCTTCCCTTCGCCGGAGCCGGCCATTCTCCGGTCACATTTTCCGTCGAACTATATCCACATCACCTAACAACCAAGAAAACGAACAAAACTTCATTTCAACTCTAAACGAAATCGTTCGGAGCAAACGGAGCTGGAAAATAGCATTAAACAGCAACATTTCCACAAAACTAAAACCCCATCACGTTGAGCAAATTCTCCTTTTTACCCTTGATGATTCAAG GCTTATGATGGAGAATTCATTAGTACCGGAAGTAAGAACTTTAAGCACTGTGTTAAATGGGTTGATTAGAATTAGATGGTTCGATTTGGTTTTGCATTTGTTTGATAAAGCAGTGACTTTAGGTGTTGAGCTTGATGAGTATGTTTATACAGCTGTGCTTAAGAGTTTGTGTGAGTTGAAAGATTTTGAAAAGGCTAAGGAAATGATGAATTGGGTTGAGAGTAATGGGAGTAAATTAAGTATCATTTTGTACAATGTATTGATTCATGGGCTTTCTAAGGGTGGAAGAGTTTGGGAGGCTGTTGAAATTAAGAATTCATTGGGCTGCAAAGGGTTGAATGCTGATGTCGTCACGTATTGTTCTTTGATTTTGGGACTGTGTAAAGTGAGCGAATTTCAGCATGGTCGAAGCTTAGTGGATGAGATGTTGGGGCTGGGATTGGTTCCACGTGAGGCTGTAGTGTCGAGTGTTGTTGACGGATTGAGGAGAGGGGGTGATTGTGTAGCTGCATATAGATTGGTTGATATGGTAGAAAAAGTTGGAGTTATGCCGAATTTATTTGTTTATAATGCATTGCTTAATTCGTTGTGTAAAGATGGGAAGTTGGATGAAGCAGAGTCGCTTTTTGGTAGAATGGAGGATAAAGGCCTGTGCCCGAATAGTATAACTTATTCCATCATGATTGACTCTTTCTGCAAACGAGGGAAATTGGATCCTGCACTTCTTCTCTATAATAGGATGATTGATAATGAGGTTGAACTAACTGTATACCCTTACAATTCTCTCATCAATGGCCATTGCAAGGCTGGAAAGTGTAGTGCTGCAGAATTTATCTTAAATGAGATGATTGATAAAGGATTGATCCCAACTGTTGTGACCTATACGTCATTGATAGATGGATACTGCAAGGAAAGAGAAGTGCTCAAGGCCTTTAGGCTTTACCACGAGATGACAGGTAAAGGTATCTCACCTAATACTTTCACTTTCACTGCTCTTATCTCTGGTTTTTGTCGTGCAAGCATGATGGCAGAAGCAAGTAAGTTATTTGATGAGATGGTGAAAATGAATGTAACTCCTAATGAGGTCACTTATAATGTGCTGATTGAAGGGCACTGTAAATATGGGAACACCGCAAGGGCTTTTGAATTGCTTGATGAAATGGTGGAGAAGGGTCTTGTTCCTGACACATACACATACAGATCTCTGATAACTGGACTTTGTGCAAAAGGTCGAGTATCTGAAGCAAAAGAGTTTGTTGATGACCTTCAAAAACAAAGTCATTATCTGAATGAGATGTGTTTCTCTGCTCTTTTGCATGGTTATTGCAAGGAAGGAAGACTAAAGGATGCATTAAACACTACAGATGAGATGGCGGAAAAGGGAATTAACATGGACCTCGTGTGCTATGGTGTACTTATTTATGGAACTCTAAAGCATCATGATATGAAATATTTAGTAAAGATTTTGAAGGAGATGCATGACCGAGGACTGAAGCCAGACGAAGTAATGTACACTAGCATGCTCGATGCGTATGGCAAATTTAGAGATTTTAAAAAGGCTTTTAGATGTTGGGATATAATGGTCAGTGAAGGTTGCATCCCAAATATCGTGACGTACACTGTGATGATAAATAACTTGTGCAAGGCTGGATTAGTTGATAAAGCAGAGAGTTTCTACAAAGAAATGTTAGCTCAGGGATTGATACCTAACCAATTCACATATAGTTGTTTCCTCGATTATCTCGCAGGTGAAGGGTACATGGTAGAAGCTAAACAGCTTCATGATGCAATGCTTAAAGCGTATCTTGCAAACACTGTGACATACAACATTATTATACGGGGTTTATGCAGATTGGACCAAATTCAAGAAGCAATCGATCTTTTGCTTGAAATGAAAAATAATGGTATTTCCCCAGATTGCATAAGTTACTCAATGATCATTTATGAATTTTGTAGGAGGGGTGATCTGTCAGGAGCAACAGGCCTATGGGAATCTATGTTGACTAATGGTCTGAAGCCTGATACGGTGGCTTATAACCTTTTGATTTATGGTTGCTGCATCACTGGAGAAATGTCAAAAGCTTTTGAATTGCGTGATGAAATGATAAGAAGTGGTCTGAAGGTGTCTCATGCCACATATGCTTCTTTAGTCCCCGGAACCTGA
- the LOC104089761 gene encoding putative pentatricopeptide repeat-containing protein At5g59900 isoform X1 yields the protein MKPSLRRSRPFSGHIFRRTISTSPNNQENEQNFISTLNEIVRSKRSWKIALNSNISTKLKPHHVEQILLFTLDDSRLALRFFNFLGLHKNFHHSNASFCILIHSLVQSNLYWPATSLLQTLLQRKQNPSFVFDNLLDTYKRFNFYHSLGFDLLTQCYVQDKRVTDSVLIVRLMMENSLVPEVRTLSTVLNGLIRIRWFDLVLHLFDKAVTLGVELDEYVYTAVLKSLCELKDFEKAKEMMNWVESNGSKLSIILYNVLIHGLSKGGRVWEAVEIKNSLGCKGLNADVVTYCSLILGLCKVSEFQHGRSLVDEMLGLGLVPREAVVSSVVDGLRRGGDCVAAYRLVDMVEKVGVMPNLFVYNALLNSLCKDGKLDEAESLFGRMEDKGLCPNSITYSIMIDSFCKRGKLDPALLLYNRMIDNEVELTVYPYNSLINGHCKAGKCSAAEFILNEMIDKGLIPTVVTYTSLIDGYCKEREVLKAFRLYHEMTGKGISPNTFTFTALISGFCRASMMAEASKLFDEMVKMNVTPNEVTYNVLIEGHCKYGNTARAFELLDEMVEKGLVPDTYTYRSLITGLCAKGRVSEAKEFVDDLQKQSHYLNEMCFSALLHGYCKEGRLKDALNTTDEMAEKGINMDLVCYGVLIYGTLKHHDMKYLVKILKEMHDRGLKPDEVMYTSMLDAYGKFRDFKKAFRCWDIMVSEGCIPNIVTYTVMINNLCKAGLVDKAESFYKEMLAQGLIPNQFTYSCFLDYLAGEGYMVEAKQLHDAMLKAYLANTVTYNIIIRGLCRLDQIQEAIDLLLEMKNNGISPDCISYSMIIYEFCRRGDLSGATGLWESMLTNGLKPDTVAYNLLIYGCCITGEMSKAFELRDEMIRSGLKVSHATYASLVPGT from the coding sequence ATGAAGCCTTCCCTTCGCCGGAGCCGGCCATTCTCCGGTCACATTTTCCGTCGAACTATATCCACATCACCTAACAACCAAGAAAACGAACAAAACTTCATTTCAACTCTAAACGAAATCGTTCGGAGCAAACGGAGCTGGAAAATAGCATTAAACAGCAACATTTCCACAAAACTAAAACCCCATCACGTTGAGCAAATTCTCCTTTTTACCCTTGATGATTCAAGGTTGGCTTTACGCTTCTTCAATTTTCTTGGCCTACACAAAAACTTTCACCATTCAAATGCATCTTTTTGTATATTAATACATTCCTTAGTTCAGTCCAATCTTTATTGGCCTGCCACTTCACTTTTACAGACCCTTTTGCAAAGAAAACAAAACCCAAGTTTTGTTTTTGATAATTTATTAGATACTTATAAAAGATTCAATTTTTATCACTCTTTGGGGTTTGATTTGTTGACCCAATGTTATGTTCAGGATAAGAGAGTAACTGATTCTGTTTTAATTGTTAGGCTTATGATGGAGAATTCATTAGTACCGGAAGTAAGAACTTTAAGCACTGTGTTAAATGGGTTGATTAGAATTAGATGGTTCGATTTGGTTTTGCATTTGTTTGATAAAGCAGTGACTTTAGGTGTTGAGCTTGATGAGTATGTTTATACAGCTGTGCTTAAGAGTTTGTGTGAGTTGAAAGATTTTGAAAAGGCTAAGGAAATGATGAATTGGGTTGAGAGTAATGGGAGTAAATTAAGTATCATTTTGTACAATGTATTGATTCATGGGCTTTCTAAGGGTGGAAGAGTTTGGGAGGCTGTTGAAATTAAGAATTCATTGGGCTGCAAAGGGTTGAATGCTGATGTCGTCACGTATTGTTCTTTGATTTTGGGACTGTGTAAAGTGAGCGAATTTCAGCATGGTCGAAGCTTAGTGGATGAGATGTTGGGGCTGGGATTGGTTCCACGTGAGGCTGTAGTGTCGAGTGTTGTTGACGGATTGAGGAGAGGGGGTGATTGTGTAGCTGCATATAGATTGGTTGATATGGTAGAAAAAGTTGGAGTTATGCCGAATTTATTTGTTTATAATGCATTGCTTAATTCGTTGTGTAAAGATGGGAAGTTGGATGAAGCAGAGTCGCTTTTTGGTAGAATGGAGGATAAAGGCCTGTGCCCGAATAGTATAACTTATTCCATCATGATTGACTCTTTCTGCAAACGAGGGAAATTGGATCCTGCACTTCTTCTCTATAATAGGATGATTGATAATGAGGTTGAACTAACTGTATACCCTTACAATTCTCTCATCAATGGCCATTGCAAGGCTGGAAAGTGTAGTGCTGCAGAATTTATCTTAAATGAGATGATTGATAAAGGATTGATCCCAACTGTTGTGACCTATACGTCATTGATAGATGGATACTGCAAGGAAAGAGAAGTGCTCAAGGCCTTTAGGCTTTACCACGAGATGACAGGTAAAGGTATCTCACCTAATACTTTCACTTTCACTGCTCTTATCTCTGGTTTTTGTCGTGCAAGCATGATGGCAGAAGCAAGTAAGTTATTTGATGAGATGGTGAAAATGAATGTAACTCCTAATGAGGTCACTTATAATGTGCTGATTGAAGGGCACTGTAAATATGGGAACACCGCAAGGGCTTTTGAATTGCTTGATGAAATGGTGGAGAAGGGTCTTGTTCCTGACACATACACATACAGATCTCTGATAACTGGACTTTGTGCAAAAGGTCGAGTATCTGAAGCAAAAGAGTTTGTTGATGACCTTCAAAAACAAAGTCATTATCTGAATGAGATGTGTTTCTCTGCTCTTTTGCATGGTTATTGCAAGGAAGGAAGACTAAAGGATGCATTAAACACTACAGATGAGATGGCGGAAAAGGGAATTAACATGGACCTCGTGTGCTATGGTGTACTTATTTATGGAACTCTAAAGCATCATGATATGAAATATTTAGTAAAGATTTTGAAGGAGATGCATGACCGAGGACTGAAGCCAGACGAAGTAATGTACACTAGCATGCTCGATGCGTATGGCAAATTTAGAGATTTTAAAAAGGCTTTTAGATGTTGGGATATAATGGTCAGTGAAGGTTGCATCCCAAATATCGTGACGTACACTGTGATGATAAATAACTTGTGCAAGGCTGGATTAGTTGATAAAGCAGAGAGTTTCTACAAAGAAATGTTAGCTCAGGGATTGATACCTAACCAATTCACATATAGTTGTTTCCTCGATTATCTCGCAGGTGAAGGGTACATGGTAGAAGCTAAACAGCTTCATGATGCAATGCTTAAAGCGTATCTTGCAAACACTGTGACATACAACATTATTATACGGGGTTTATGCAGATTGGACCAAATTCAAGAAGCAATCGATCTTTTGCTTGAAATGAAAAATAATGGTATTTCCCCAGATTGCATAAGTTACTCAATGATCATTTATGAATTTTGTAGGAGGGGTGATCTGTCAGGAGCAACAGGCCTATGGGAATCTATGTTGACTAATGGTCTGAAGCCTGATACGGTGGCTTATAACCTTTTGATTTATGGTTGCTGCATCACTGGAGAAATGTCAAAAGCTTTTGAATTGCGTGATGAAATGATAAGAAGTGGTCTGAAGGTGTCTCATGCCACATATGCTTCTTTAGTCCCCGGAACCTGA
- the LOC104089762 gene encoding histone H2B.2: protein MAPKAEKKPAEKKPADEKAPAEKKPKAGKKLPAKDGASGVDKKKKKAKKSVETYKIYIFKVLKQVHPDIGISSKAMGIMNSFINDIFEKLAQESSRLARYNKKPTITSREIQTAVRLVLPGELAKHAVSEGTKAVTKFTSS, encoded by the coding sequence ATGGCTCCTAAGGCCGAGAAGAAGCCCGCCGAGAAGAAGCCGGCCGACGAGAAAGCTCCGGCGGAGAAGAAGCCAAAGGCCGGGAAGAAGCTTCCGGCGAAGGACGGCGCCAGTGGTGTAGACAAGAAGAAAAAGAAGGCCAAAAAGAGTGTTGAAACCTACAAGATCTACATCTTTAAGGTGCTCAAGCAAGTTCATCCAGATATTGGGATCTCAAGCAAGGCTATGGGGATCATGAACAGTTTTATCAACGATATTTTTGAGAAATTGGCTCAAGAATCTTCTAGACTTGCTAGGTATAATAAGAAGCCGACTATTACTTCCAGGGAAATTCAGACCGCTGTCAGATTGGTGCTGCCCGGTGAATTGGCTAAGCATGCTGTTTCTGAAGGAACCAAGGCTGTGACTAAGTTTACCAGTTCTTAA